In the Topomyia yanbarensis strain Yona2022 chromosome 3, ASM3024719v1, whole genome shotgun sequence genome, one interval contains:
- the LOC131687362 gene encoding uncharacterized protein K02A2.6-like, which produces MLKRDMPLSEVEGLGVSLEESERKLKEFGNLHDAPISNVSNWKADGNKGKPKLQSGISRDVRPFHHPVGRFSIPVHRMNKRSDPVCFACGKRGHVKGADICPARAATCLKCRGPGHFARQCLKRANNEVRAEAAPKRIRAIHEDVEQENDEKYIFYAMGKNTFLFKVGGINIPMIIDSGAAANIISQKTWNHMKQMKVSVWDMSTEADKNFTCYASNVPMEITGTFMATDGQQCLLGEQTAKSLQVLKVGFDVGNVSQTSHEIPNIKGVTVEIPINESIQPVQQAFRRAPYALEDKVNEKLETLLVQGIIERVSGPSPWVSPMVPVLKESGDIRLCIDMRRANQAVIRETHPLPLVDELLGSVNGATTFSKVDIKDAYHQLEISERSRPITTFITKSGLFRYKRLMFGVSCAPEIFQKTMEMILAGLEGIIVYLDDIVVFGSSKQEHDNRLQTLLKRLEEYGVLLNHQKCIYGVSELEFLGHVLSKKGVSPTESRMKAIQSFREPRTVAELRSFLGLITYVGRFIPHLASKTAPLRSLLRTGSVFKWQNQQHRAFESIKEAVSDISYLGFFDKKDKTKLIVDASPEGLGAVLLQVNEDGQHRIIAFVSKALTELEQKYFQTEREALAIVWGVERFSLYLLGTKFQLITDCKALKFLFNARSRPCPRIERWVLRIQSFNYEIIYEPGATNLADALSRLSVATAKPFDKSVESYIHQLVDFAVPEAVTLDKVTAETKEDATLQDVIRALQTGCWTETTKGFNFFKTELHAAKGVLMRDDRLVIPEKLRQQVLTCAHEGHPGMSVMKRRLRQKVWWPKMDEQVEKFVKSCGSCTLVSAISPPEPMLRTKMSDKPWSDVAIDFLGPLPSGHYLLVLVDYFSRFTEVIIMKQTTTDLTVQALFETFSRFGVPETLRSDNGPQFISEPFKAFCQEFGIEHQKTIPYWPQANGEVERMNNTILKRLRISQEENRSKWKWDLRSFLLMYNSTPHSTSGIAPSALMFGRVLRDKLPSVHSRLGRLTEAIQDQDWERKIRTAGVTDIRRQARSSDLVEGDIVVA; this is translated from the exons ATGCTTAAGCGAGATATGCCATTGAGTGAAGTAGAAGGTTTGGGTGTAAGTCTTGAAGAGAGCGAACGGAAGCTAAAGGAATTTGGAAATTTGCATGATGCTCCAATCAGTAATGTATCGAATTGGAAGGCAGATGGCAATAAAGGGAAACCAAAACTTCAATCAGGTATTTCTAGAGATGTACGACCATTTCACCATCCAGTTGGTCGTTTCTCGATACCGGTCCACAGAATGAATAAGCGGTCCGACCCGGTATGTTTTGCTTGTGGTAAACGAGGTCACGTCAAAGGAGCTGACATATGTCCGGCACGAGCTGCTACGTGTTTGAAGTGTAGAGGACCAGGGCATTTCGCTAGACAATGTCTAAAACGTGCGAACAATGAAGTTAGAGCAGAAGCAGCACCAAAACGTATTCGAGCTATTCATGAGGATGTTGaacaggaaaatgatgaaaaatacattttctatGCGATgggaaagaacacatttttgttCAAAGTCGGTGGCATAAATATACCGATGATCATTGATTCGGGAGCAGCGGCCAACATCATTAGTCAGAAAACGTGGAATCAtatgaaacaaatgaaagtTTCTGTTTGGGATATGTCTACTGAGGCGGACAAAAACTTCACGTGCTATGCATCAAACGTACCCATGGAGATAACGGGAACGTTTATGGCAACA GATGGCCAACAGTGCCTTTTGGGAGAACAGACGGCTAAATCGCTGCAGGTTTTGAAGGTTGGATTCGACGTTGGAAATGTTTCCCAAACATCTCATGAGATTCCGAATATTAAAGGAGTCACTGTAGAAATTCCAATTAATGAATCTATCCAGCCTGTTCAACAAGCATTCCGACGTGCTCCATACGCTCTAGAAGACAAAGTAAACGAGAAACTTGAAACATTGCTTGTACAAGGAATCATAGAACGGGTTTCTGGACCATCACCTTGGGTTTCACCAATGGTTCCGGTTTTAAAGGAGTCAGGCGATATTCGACTGTGCATTGACATGCGTCGAGCAAATCAGGCTGTAATACGGGAGACACATCCACTTCCTTTAGTAGACGAATTACTCGGATCGGTAAATGGTGCtacgactttttctaaagtgGACATCAAAGATGCGTATCACCAATTGGAAATTTCGGAAAGATCTCGTCCCATTACCACATTCATTACAAAAAGCGGCTTGTTCAG ATATAAAAGGCTAATGTTTGGTGTGAGCTGTGCCCCAGAGATTTTCCAGAAAACGATGGAGATGATTCTGGCGGGTCTAGAAGGGATCATAGTGTATCTGGATGATATAGTTGTGTTTGGATCTTCAAAACAAGAACACGATAATCGATTACAAACCCTCCTCAAGCGTTTGGAGGAATACGGAGTTTTATTGAATCATCAGAAATGCATATATGGAGTAAGCGAGTTGGAATTTTTGGGTCACGTCTTGAGTAAAAAAGGAGTAAGTCCCACAGAAAGTCGCATGAAAGCTATACAAAGTTTTAGGGAACCGAGGACAGTCGCTGAATTAAGAAGTTTTCTTGGCCTTATTACCTACGTCGGTCGCTTCATTCCACATCTCGCTTCGAAAACGGCACCTCTACGATCTCTTCTTCGAACTGGTTCGGTGTTTAAATGGCAAAATCAACAACATAGGGCTTTTGAATCAATCAAGGAGGCAGTTAGCGATATTAGCTATTTAGGATTTTTTGATAAGAAAGACAAAACTAAGCTGATTGTTGATGCAAGTCCTGAAGGGTTAGGAGCTGTTCTGCTACAAGTAAATGAGGACGGACAACACAGAATTATAGCTTTTGTAAGTAAAGCACTTACTGAATTagaacagaaatattttcaaaccgaACGTGAGGCTTTAGCCATAGTATGGGGTGTAGAGAGGTTCAGCTTATACTTGCTGGGAACCAAATTTCAACTTATAACTGACTGTAAGGCCCTGAAATTCTTATTCAACGCTCGATCTAGACCGTGCCCAAGGATTGAACGTTGGGTATTGCgaattcaatcattcaattatGAAATTATTTACGAACCTGGAGCAACGAATCTGGCAGATGCGCTATCCCGGCTATCTGTCGCAACAGCTAAACCATTCGACAAATCAGTGGAATCCTACATTCATCAACTAGTTGATTTTGCAGTTCCTGAAGCTGTGACTCTGGACAAAGTTACCGCAGAAACAAAGGAGGACGCGACGTTGCAAGATGTAATAAGAGCCTTACAGACTGGCTGCTGGACAGAGACGACTaaaggtttcaattttttcaaaacagAATTACACGCAGCCAAAGGGGTGTTAATGAGAGACGATCGCCTAGTTATTCCCGAGAAACTACGTCAACAAGTGCTAACCTGTGCTCATGAAGGCCATCCGGGAATGAGTGTTATGAAACGTCGTCTTAGACAAAAAGTTTGGTGGCCAAAGATGGACGAACAGGTGGAAAAGTTCGTAAAGAGCTGCGGTTCATGTACGCTAGTTTCCGCTATCAGTCCTCCTGAACCAATGCTCAGGACCAAGATGTCAGACAAGCCCTGGTCAGATGTAGCCATTGATTTCTTGGGACCATTACCATCAGGACATTATCTTCTTGTTTTAGTAGACTATTTTAGTCGATTCACTGAAGTAATCATAATGAAACAAACAACTACAGACCTTACTGTGCAAGCTCTGTTCGAGACATTTAGTCGTTTTGGGGTGCCCGAAACCTTACGATCTGATAATGGACCACAGTTCATAAGTGAACCATTCAAAGCATTTTGCCAGGAGTTCGGTATAGAGCATCAGAAGACAATACCATATTGGCCACAGGCCAATGGTGAAGTGGAACGCATGAATAACACCATTCTAAAACGTCTCCGTATAAGCCAGGAGGAGAATCGTTCAAAGTGGAAATGGGATTTACGAAGCTTCTTGCTGATGTACAACTCGACGCCACATTCGACATCAGGTATTGCGCCATCGGCTCTTATGTTTGGCAGAGTATTGCGAGATAAATTGCCAAGTGTCCACAGTCGATTAGGACGTTTAACGGAAGCTATCCAAGATCAAGATTGGGAAAGAAAAATTAGAACAGCTGGAGTGACAGACATCCGAAGGCAGGCAAGATCAAGCGATCTTGTAGAAGGTGATATTGTGGTGGCTTGA